The following are encoded together in the Raineyella sp. LH-20 genome:
- a CDS encoding P-II family nitrogen regulator, producing the protein MKLITAIIKPHRLDPVKDALIALGVSGMTVTEVAGYGRQRGHSEVYRGAEYTVDFVPKIRLEIVLEDADVDRVVQTIVTEADTGKIGDGKIWTLPVEDVIRVRTGERGQQAL; encoded by the coding sequence ATGAAGCTCATCACCGCCATCATCAAGCCGCACCGTCTCGACCCGGTCAAAGATGCCCTGATCGCGCTGGGCGTCTCCGGGATGACCGTCACCGAGGTCGCCGGCTACGGCCGCCAGCGCGGCCACAGCGAGGTCTACCGGGGCGCGGAGTACACCGTCGACTTCGTCCCGAAGATCCGCCTGGAGATCGTCCTCGAGGACGCCGACGTCGACCGGGTCGTCCAGACCATCGTCACCGAGGCCGACACCGGCAAGATCGGCGACGGGAAGATCTGGACCCTCCCGGTCGAGGACGTGATCCGGGTCCGCACCGGTGAACGGGGCCAACAGGCCCTGTGA
- a CDS encoding ammonium transporter, with protein MTTPIDSGDTAWVLISAALVLLMTTPALALFYGGMTRTKNTLNMMMMSFVSLAGVGVLWVLFGYSTSFGNSLGGLGLLGNPLDALGLNGLMSKDAVAGTVPALAFVAFQAAFAVIAVALISGAVADRMKFSAWVVFSLIWATVVYFPVAHWVFAFSSADGSVVGGWIANQLKVIDFAGGTAIHINAGAAGLALAIVLGKRQGFGRTPIRPGNLVSVMLGAALLFVGWFGFNAGSALGANWIASTAFVNTLAATAAAVIGWLLVERIRDGHATTLGAASGMVAGLVGITPAAHSVSPLGALLLGILVGAVCALAVPLKFRLGYDDALDVVGVHLVGGLVGTILIGLLADPTSPAGVAGLFYGGGFAQLGRQVVGALSVMVYSFVLSFVIALVIKKAMGIRVDDETERVGIDIVTHAEQAYDFTAPAGGSAMHVGHGTGLTSKEHLS; from the coding sequence ATGACCACACCCATCGATTCCGGCGACACCGCCTGGGTACTGATCAGTGCCGCGCTGGTGTTGCTGATGACGACGCCGGCCCTCGCTCTCTTCTACGGCGGCATGACCCGTACGAAGAACACACTCAACATGATGATGATGTCGTTCGTCTCCCTCGCCGGAGTCGGCGTGCTCTGGGTGCTCTTCGGGTACTCGACGTCGTTCGGGAACTCGCTGGGCGGCCTCGGCCTGCTCGGCAACCCGCTCGATGCCCTCGGGCTGAACGGCCTGATGAGCAAGGACGCGGTGGCCGGCACGGTGCCGGCGCTGGCCTTCGTCGCCTTCCAGGCCGCGTTCGCCGTGATTGCGGTCGCGCTGATCTCCGGAGCCGTCGCCGACCGGATGAAGTTCAGCGCCTGGGTGGTGTTCTCGCTGATCTGGGCCACCGTCGTCTACTTCCCCGTGGCGCACTGGGTGTTCGCCTTCAGCTCCGCCGACGGCAGCGTCGTCGGCGGCTGGATCGCCAACCAGCTCAAGGTGATCGACTTCGCCGGTGGCACGGCCATCCACATCAATGCCGGCGCGGCCGGTCTGGCCCTGGCGATCGTCCTCGGCAAGCGCCAGGGCTTCGGCAGGACGCCGATCCGTCCTGGCAACCTGGTTTCCGTGATGCTGGGCGCCGCTCTACTGTTCGTCGGCTGGTTCGGCTTCAACGCGGGCTCGGCCCTCGGTGCCAACTGGATCGCCTCGACCGCCTTCGTCAACACCTTGGCCGCCACCGCCGCGGCGGTCATCGGCTGGCTCCTCGTGGAGCGGATCCGCGACGGGCACGCCACCACCCTCGGCGCGGCCTCCGGCATGGTCGCCGGTCTGGTCGGCATCACCCCCGCCGCTCACTCGGTCTCCCCGCTGGGCGCCCTGCTGCTCGGCATCCTGGTCGGTGCGGTGTGTGCGCTGGCCGTCCCGCTGAAGTTCCGGCTCGGCTACGACGATGCCCTCGACGTCGTCGGTGTCCACCTGGTCGGCGGCCTCGTCGGCACCATCCTGATCGGCCTGCTGGCCGACCCCACCTCCCCCGCCGGGGTCGCCGGACTGTTCTACGGCGGCGGCTTCGCTCAGCTCGGCCGCCAGGTCGTCGGGGCACTCTCTGTGATGGTCTACTCCTTCGTGCTCTCCTTCGTGATCGCCCTCGTGATCAAGAAGGCCATGGGGATCCGTGTCGATGACGAGACCGAACGGGTCGGGATCGATATCGTGACCCACGCCGAGCAGGCATACGACTTCACCGCCCCGGCCGGTGGCTCGGCCATGCACGTCGGCCACGGAACGGGCCTCACCAGCAAGGAGCACCTGTCATGA
- the gndA gene encoding NADP-dependent phosphogluconate dehydrogenase, translated as MSELASIGVVGMAVMGSNLARNFAAHGHTVAIYNRSVEKTDKVMAEHGAEAGFIAARTPEELVAALEKPRRIMMMVKAGAATDATIETFAPLLEDGDILIDGGNAFYKDTQRREVALRDRGIHFVGVGVSGGEEGALNGPSIMPGGSAHSYEFLGPLLEDISAKYDGEPCCTYIGTDGAGHFVKMVHNGIEYSDMEGIGEAFSLLRAAGLTVPEISDTFREWNTGELDSYLIEITSEVLDQVDAATGRPLVDMIVDAAGQKGTGSWTAQIALELGVDVNAVAESVFARAVSSSADLRAALAPRLVGPDGTIAVEDRAAFVEDVRQALWASKVVAYSQGLDLIRVGAQQYGWDIDVAAVAKIWRAGCIIRARLLGRISDEYAAGNLTNLLEAPSLVTDMAAAQDGWRRTLARAITAGVPVPVFSSALAYYDSARSPRLPAFLIQGQRDFFGAHTYRRTDAEGTFHTEWSGDRTETRLD; from the coding sequence ATGAGTGAACTGGCAAGCATCGGAGTCGTCGGGATGGCGGTGATGGGGTCCAATCTGGCGCGGAACTTCGCCGCCCACGGCCACACGGTCGCCATCTACAACCGCAGCGTCGAGAAGACCGACAAGGTGATGGCCGAACACGGGGCCGAGGCGGGCTTCATCGCCGCCCGGACCCCGGAGGAACTGGTCGCCGCACTGGAGAAGCCCCGCCGGATCATGATGATGGTCAAAGCCGGCGCCGCGACCGACGCGACGATCGAGACCTTCGCCCCCCTGCTGGAGGACGGCGACATCCTCATCGACGGCGGCAACGCCTTCTACAAGGACACCCAGCGACGCGAGGTCGCCCTGCGCGACCGGGGCATCCACTTCGTCGGTGTCGGCGTCTCGGGCGGCGAGGAGGGTGCACTGAACGGCCCCTCGATCATGCCCGGCGGCTCGGCACACTCCTACGAGTTCCTCGGCCCGCTGCTGGAGGACATCTCCGCGAAGTACGACGGCGAACCCTGCTGCACCTACATCGGCACCGACGGCGCCGGCCACTTCGTCAAGATGGTGCACAACGGCATCGAGTACTCCGACATGGAAGGCATCGGCGAGGCCTTCAGCCTGCTGCGCGCCGCCGGCCTGACCGTGCCGGAGATCTCCGACACCTTCCGGGAGTGGAACACCGGCGAACTCGACTCCTACCTGATCGAGATCACCTCCGAGGTGCTCGACCAGGTCGACGCGGCCACCGGCCGCCCGCTGGTCGACATGATCGTCGATGCGGCCGGTCAGAAGGGCACCGGCTCGTGGACCGCCCAGATCGCCCTGGAGCTCGGAGTCGACGTGAACGCGGTCGCCGAGTCCGTCTTCGCCCGGGCGGTGTCCTCCTCCGCCGACCTGCGCGCCGCGCTGGCGCCGCGGCTCGTCGGGCCGGACGGGACCATCGCGGTGGAGGACCGGGCCGCCTTCGTCGAGGACGTCCGCCAGGCGCTGTGGGCGTCCAAGGTGGTCGCCTACTCCCAGGGCCTGGACCTGATCCGGGTCGGCGCCCAGCAGTACGGGTGGGACATCGACGTGGCCGCGGTCGCCAAGATCTGGCGCGCCGGCTGCATCATCCGGGCCCGGCTGCTCGGCCGGATCTCCGACGAGTACGCCGCCGGCAATCTCACCAACCTGCTCGAGGCCCCCTCGCTGGTCACTGACATGGCCGCTGCGCAGGACGGCTGGCGACGTACGCTCGCCCGGGCGATCACCGCCGGCGTCCCGGTGCCGGTCTTCTCCTCGGCCCTGGCCTACTACGACAGCGCCCGGTCGCCGCGGCTGCCCGCTTTCCTGATCCAGGGCCAGCGCGACTTCTTCGGCGCCCACACCTATCGGCGCACCGACGCCGAGGGCACCTTCCACACCGAGTGGTCCGGCGATCGTACGGAGACCAGACTCGACTGA
- a CDS encoding ComF family protein, with protein MTLVEAAADLLLGRTCAGCGRPGPSVCPRCEAWVLAYGPRIVRPRPTPPGLPMTVAAAPYVGPMRGLIHRYKEGSAWGLAGLLGDRLAWAVLTLLHRCAEDGLWVPGPVVLVPAPSRRSAVLRRGSDVTARLAACAAVRVSAATGLPVVMRRLVRMRRRTADQAGLDAAQRAANLRGSLATTARPIPDAVAVPIDDVITTGATMAESARVLRSAGVRVLGAATVAATPRRPSVSAAPRPAAVAPP; from the coding sequence ATGACGCTGGTCGAGGCGGCGGCGGATCTGCTGCTGGGCAGGACCTGCGCCGGATGCGGGCGCCCCGGCCCGTCGGTCTGCCCGCGGTGCGAGGCGTGGGTGCTGGCGTACGGTCCGCGGATCGTACGCCCCCGACCGACGCCGCCCGGCCTGCCGATGACGGTGGCCGCCGCCCCCTACGTCGGGCCGATGCGGGGCCTGATCCACCGCTACAAGGAGGGGTCGGCCTGGGGGCTGGCCGGCCTGCTCGGTGACCGGCTCGCCTGGGCGGTGCTCACCCTGCTGCACCGTTGCGCGGAGGACGGGCTGTGGGTGCCGGGACCGGTCGTCCTGGTGCCGGCGCCCTCCCGGCGGAGCGCGGTGCTGCGCCGCGGGAGCGATGTGACGGCACGGCTGGCGGCGTGTGCTGCGGTGCGGGTGAGCGCCGCCACCGGTCTGCCGGTGGTGATGCGCCGGCTGGTACGGATGCGCCGCCGGACCGCCGACCAGGCCGGTCTGGACGCCGCACAGCGAGCCGCCAACCTGCGGGGCAGTCTGGCGACGACGGCACGCCCGATCCCCGACGCGGTGGCCGTCCCGATCGACGACGTGATCACCACCGGCGCCACCATGGCCGAGTCGGCGCGGGTGCTGCGATCGGCCGGGGTCCGGGTGCTCGGAGCGGCGACAGTGGCCGCGACACCGCGCCGGCCCTCGGTCAGTGCGGCTCCTCGGCCAGCCGCCGTCGCGCCGCCGTGA
- the hpf gene encoding ribosome hibernation-promoting factor, HPF/YfiA family: protein MDVNVTGRHTKVPEDYRLHVLDKIGKIERLRDRVIRVDVQLSSYGTEKQPNQTYRTEITLLSKGPIVRAEAADADRFASFEMAMDRLRAQLRRASDRRKVHHGRRRPTALYEAAAELPELGFAPAEESGEPETRTVAGIEVTGEGPLVVREKSHPGTPMTLAQALDQMELVGHDFFLFQDAEAGVPSVVYRRKGYSYGVLRLDGEASSENVG, encoded by the coding sequence ATGGACGTCAACGTCACTGGCCGGCACACCAAGGTGCCCGAGGACTACAGGCTGCACGTACTGGACAAGATCGGAAAGATCGAGCGTCTCAGGGATCGCGTGATCCGAGTGGACGTCCAGCTCTCCTCCTACGGGACCGAGAAGCAGCCCAACCAGACCTACCGCACCGAGATCACCCTCCTCTCCAAAGGCCCGATCGTCCGCGCCGAAGCCGCGGACGCCGACAGGTTCGCCTCCTTCGAAATGGCGATGGACCGGCTGCGCGCGCAGCTGCGGCGCGCGTCCGATCGTCGCAAGGTGCACCACGGACGTCGTCGGCCGACCGCCCTCTACGAGGCGGCCGCCGAGCTGCCCGAGCTGGGCTTCGCCCCGGCCGAGGAGAGCGGCGAGCCGGAGACCCGTACGGTCGCCGGCATCGAGGTGACGGGTGAGGGCCCGCTGGTGGTGCGCGAGAAGTCGCACCCCGGGACCCCGATGACGCTGGCTCAGGCGTTGGACCAGATGGAACTGGTCGGACACGACTTCTTCCTGTTCCAGGATGCCGAGGCGGGCGTGCCCAGCGTGGTCTACCGCCGCAAGGGCTACAGCTACGGTGTGCTGCGGCTGGACGGTGAGGCGTCGTCGGAGAACGTCGGCTGA
- a CDS encoding HD domain-containing protein yields the protein MADTSTVRSERLTIAGAPRPSGRGAGALSRAHIAALTEGWLRDLWVAATTGHPEPIEPGPGIALACSGSLARRESGPLSDLDLELLLDRQCGLGRDAIAEIAERLWYPIWDSSLGLDHAVRTIDQSRAAARVDLATAASALDVRCLAGDDRVVSTLRSVLAADWRTDARKRLPELEESIRARHARNGDLDQTLDPDLKEGNGGLRDMTVLRALAASWLADYAHERAEIAHHLLLDTRDALQVVTGRARNELVLQEHDAVADRLGLDTDEMLRRVSAGGHTVAHELQTTLRRALQARAPRRGIPRRKPELRALGDGCYVHEGEVVLGKGADQDDPMLPLVLARHAAAEDLPISDITARNLADRTPDLPTPWPAAALSSFVDLLGTGRPLLAVWDALDDAGLISRWIPAWDAIRSRHQRNSVHRWTVDRHSIECVIEATRLTDRVGRPDLLLLTALFHDIGKVAGARDHSTTGARLAGEALPRLGVDPDTAGTIVGLVHDHLALAALASREDPDEPAAVDRLLGIVHEDSEVLELLAALTEADARATGPGVWTGWRAGRAGLFVTAARRRLAEEPH from the coding sequence ATGGCCGACACCTCCACGGTCCGCTCCGAGCGATTGACCATCGCCGGCGCCCCGCGTCCTTCGGGCCGGGGCGCCGGTGCGCTGTCCAGGGCTCACATCGCCGCCCTCACCGAGGGGTGGCTCCGCGATCTGTGGGTCGCCGCGACGACCGGCCATCCGGAACCGATCGAGCCGGGCCCCGGGATCGCCCTGGCCTGCTCCGGCAGCCTGGCCCGCCGGGAGTCCGGCCCACTGAGCGATCTCGACCTGGAGCTGCTCCTCGACCGCCAGTGCGGTCTCGGCCGCGACGCCATCGCCGAGATCGCCGAGCGTCTCTGGTATCCGATCTGGGACAGCAGCCTCGGGCTGGACCATGCCGTCCGGACCATCGACCAGTCCCGGGCCGCTGCCCGGGTCGACCTCGCCACCGCCGCCTCCGCGCTGGACGTACGCTGCCTGGCCGGCGACGACCGGGTCGTCAGTACGCTGCGCAGCGTGCTCGCCGCCGACTGGCGCACCGACGCCCGCAAACGGCTACCCGAGCTGGAGGAGTCGATCCGGGCCCGGCACGCCCGCAACGGCGACCTCGACCAGACGCTGGATCCCGACCTCAAGGAGGGCAACGGGGGCCTGCGGGACATGACCGTGCTGCGGGCACTGGCCGCCTCCTGGCTCGCCGACTACGCCCACGAGCGGGCCGAGATCGCCCACCACCTGCTGTTGGACACTCGCGACGCGCTGCAGGTGGTCACCGGGCGGGCCCGCAACGAACTGGTGCTGCAGGAGCACGACGCGGTCGCCGACCGGCTCGGGCTGGACACCGACGAGATGCTGCGTCGGGTCTCCGCCGGCGGTCACACCGTCGCCCACGAGCTCCAGACGACGCTGCGCCGCGCTCTCCAGGCTCGAGCACCCCGTCGCGGCATCCCGCGCCGCAAGCCCGAGCTACGTGCCCTCGGCGACGGCTGCTATGTCCACGAGGGCGAGGTCGTCCTCGGCAAGGGGGCCGACCAGGACGACCCGATGCTCCCGCTGGTCCTGGCCCGGCACGCCGCAGCGGAGGACCTGCCGATCTCCGACATCACCGCGCGCAACCTCGCCGACCGAACGCCGGACCTGCCCACCCCCTGGCCGGCAGCTGCCCTGTCGTCCTTCGTCGACCTGCTCGGCACCGGCCGGCCGTTGCTGGCGGTCTGGGACGCCCTGGACGACGCCGGCCTGATCAGCCGCTGGATCCCCGCCTGGGACGCCATCCGGTCGCGCCACCAGCGCAACAGCGTGCACCGGTGGACCGTGGATCGTCACAGCATCGAGTGCGTCATCGAGGCGACCCGGCTGACCGATCGGGTCGGTCGGCCCGACCTCCTGCTGCTCACCGCACTGTTCCACGACATCGGCAAGGTCGCCGGCGCCCGCGACCACAGCACCACCGGGGCCCGCCTCGCCGGCGAGGCGCTGCCCCGGCTCGGCGTCGATCCCGACACGGCCGGGACCATCGTCGGCCTGGTGCACGACCACCTGGCCCTGGCAGCGCTGGCGTCCCGGGAGGATCCCGACGAGCCGGCGGCCGTCGACCGGCTGCTCGGCATCGTCCACGAGGACTCGGAGGTGCTGGAGCTGCTGGCCGCGCTCACCGAAGCGGACGCCCGGGCCACCGGCCCAGGGGTGTGGACCGGCTGGCGGGCCGGCCGGGCCGGCCTGTTCGTCACGGCGGCGCGACGGCGGCTGGCCGAGGAGCCGCACTGA
- a CDS encoding pyridoxamine 5'-phosphate oxidase family protein, giving the protein MEHEQMEELTLEACWEVLAEESVGRLAYELDGEVSIVPINHAVRDGQIVFETGPGSKLLGIDAQGTVAYEVDRIEEQESTSVVVRGFAAALEGDEAAAAASGVHPWIEGNKTEVMAIVPSSVTGRRYHYHRG; this is encoded by the coding sequence ATGGAGCACGAGCAGATGGAGGAGCTGACCCTCGAGGCCTGCTGGGAGGTGCTGGCGGAGGAGTCCGTCGGCCGACTGGCGTACGAGCTCGACGGCGAGGTCAGCATCGTCCCGATCAACCATGCGGTTCGCGACGGGCAGATCGTCTTCGAGACCGGACCCGGGTCGAAGCTGCTCGGCATCGACGCGCAGGGCACGGTCGCCTACGAGGTCGACCGGATCGAGGAGCAGGAGAGCACCAGCGTCGTCGTCCGGGGGTTCGCCGCCGCGTTGGAGGGAGACGAGGCAGCGGCCGCGGCCAGCGGTGTGCACCCGTGGATCGAGGGGAACAAGACAGAGGTGATGGCGATCGTCCCGTCCAGCGTGACCGGGCGCCGCTACCACTACCACCGCGGGTGA